In Corythoichthys intestinalis isolate RoL2023-P3 chromosome 4, ASM3026506v1, whole genome shotgun sequence, a genomic segment contains:
- the drd2l gene encoding dopamine receptor D2 like, with translation MTSYNNSENISPSPSTSSVLLSTLYLNSSGAPSFIPLSSIGNCSGAAPSSSSPPYNFYAVLLVLLIFCVVFGNVLVCVAVSRERALQTTTNYLIVSLAVSDLLLATLVMPWGVYLEVVGEWRFSLIHCDILLTLDVMMCTASILNLCAISIDRYTAVAMPLLYNTRYSSRRRVALMIAAVWFLSFAISCPLLFGLNNTADREGTTCSFADPAFVVYSSVASFYVPFIVTLLVYAQICVVLRRRGRRTAPPCGRRLPEASEPQRHRKNKCTQPEDVKLCALILRPSTAAPQRKRVTLVKEALVHPLEVEPGRFLPQPEQTVAAPPTVQTSSACPGRATVSMSVSVGPAPARPCVAPRSALTPRPPTLEGGMRGHEGWREHSGSGGWAAVTKERARGRMSQQKERKATQMLAIVLGVFIICWLPFFLTHVLKAHCASCCISTSLYSTVTWLGYLNSAVNPVIYTTFNVEFRKAFIKILLC, from the exons ATGACTTCTTACAACAACTCTGAAAACATTTCCCCTTCACCATCTACGTCCTCCGTACTTCTGTCAACGCTTTATCTCAACTCCTCCGGCGCCCCCTCATTCATCCCGCTGTCCTCGATTGGGAATTGCAGCGGGGCGGCGCCATCGTCGTCCTCGCCAccgtacaacttttatgccgtgCTGCTCGTGCTGCTCATCTTCTGCGTGGTGTTCGGCAACGTGCTAGTGTGCGTGGCCGTGTCGCGAGAAAGGGCCCTGCAGACTACTACCAACTACCTCATCGTCTCTTTGGCTGTGTCCGACCTTCTGCTGGCTACCCTGGTCATGCCGTGGGGAGTGTATCTGGAA GTGGTGGGCGAATGGCGCTTCAGTCTGATCCACTGCGACATCCTGCTGACTCTGGACGTGATGATGTGCACGGCTAGCATCCTCAACCTGTGCGCCATCAGCATCGACAG GTACACAGCTGTTGCCATGCCTTTGTTGTACAACACGCGCTACAGCTCCCGGAGGCGGGTAGCCCTGATGATCGCCGCTGTGTGGTTCCTTTCTTTTGCCATCTCCTGCCCGCTGCTTTTTGGACTCAACAACACTg CGGACCGTGAAGGCACCACGTGCAGCTTCGCCGACCCAGCCTTTGTGGTGTACTCATCGGTGGCGTCCTTCTACGTTCCCTTTATCGTCACCCTGCTGGTGTACGCTCAGATCTGCGTGGTTCTGCGCAGGCGCGGCCGACGCACGGCTCCGCCGTGTGGCCGCCGTCTGCCTGAAGCCTCGGAACCACAGAGGCACAGAAAG AATAAATGCACACAGCCAGAAGATGTCAAACTGTGCGCTCTGATTTTGAGACCCTCGACCGCGGCCCCCCAGCGCAAACGAGTT ACATTGGTGAAGGAGGCGTTGGTGCACCCCCTGGAGGTGGAACCGGGTCGCTTCCTGCCGCAGCCTGAGCAGACCGTAGCTGCACCGCCTACTGTCCAGACGTCATCCGCGTGCCCGGGTCGGGCCACTGTCTCCATGTCTGTGTCGGTTGGGCCCGCACCGGCACGTCCGTGTGTGGCGCCACGCTCAGCTCTGACGCCGCGGCCCCCCACGCTGGAGGGCGGCATGCGGGGCCACGAAGGCTGGCGCGAACACAGCGGAAGTGGTGGCTGGGCAGCCGTCACCAAGGAGCGGGCTAGGGGGAGGATGTCGCAGCAGAAGGAGAGGAAGGCCACACAGATGCTTGCCATAGTGCTAG GTGTATTCATCATCTGCTGGCTGCCTTTCTTCCTGACACACGTCCTGAAAGCCCACTGCGCCAGCTGCTGCATCTCAACGTCTTTATACAGCACCGTCACATGGCTGGGTTACCTGAACAGTGCCGTCAACCCCGTCATCTACACTACTTTTAACGTGGAGTTCCGCAAGGCCTTCATCAAGATCCTCCTCTGTTGA